One region of Drosophila teissieri strain GT53w chromosome 2L, Prin_Dtei_1.1, whole genome shotgun sequence genomic DNA includes:
- the LOC122619387 gene encoding TATA-box-binding protein-like 1: protein MNSPRNKSKRFKPMEFAIKTKVMKTASKIRETLFDPPDCHVLLNKAACQSEEKSLPIVIPRVPRQKDVLSIYENVAKLADIERYLNILYKPFYCLGITTCQFSLSELDLVLENTTFEPEKQMAVLVQRYSPICSLKIYPHGNIYCQAFGSSSAREGMSNIMRELRYLGYRLRLRRLKVNAVNATFSVPFHLSLRQFHQQNPVLTRYDTSMHPFLMYKMMGTTVEMAIFPTGYVIVLFATTRGITQLAIAHILPILYRLKDPQQDQRKLSLSSGDVDYKLLWENHFQKKGDMTNDW, encoded by the exons ATGAATTCACCCAG AAACAAGTCGAAGCGCTTTAAGCCCATGGAATTTGCGATCAAAACTAAAGTCATGAAAACGGCATCGAAGATCCGGGAAACTCTATTTGATCCGCCTGATTGCCATGTCCTGCTGAACAAAGCAGCGTGTCAAAGTGAGGAAAAGTCCTTGCCCATCGTGATTCCAAGGGTGCCAAGGCAAAAGGATGTGCTGAGCATCTACGAGAATGTGGCCAAACTGGCAGACATAGAGCGCTACCTGAACATTTTGTACAA ACCCTTCTACTGCTTGGGCATCACCACGTGCCAGTTCAGTCTCTCGGAACTGGACCTGGTTTTGGAGAACACCACCTTCGAGCCCGAGAAGCAAATGGCTGTGCTCGTGCAGCGCTATTCGCCGATCTGCAGCCTGAAGATCTATCCCCATGGCAACATCTACTGCCAGGCctttggcagcagcagtgccCGCGAGGGAATGTCCAATATCATGCGAGAGCTGAGGTATCTGGGCTACAGGCTGCGTTTGCGACGGCTGAAGGTCAATGCGGTGAATGCCACCTTCAGTGTGCCCTTCCATCTGAGTCTGCGGCAGTTCCACCAGCAGAATCCGGTACTCACGCGATACGACACCTCGATGCACCCATTTCTGATGTACAAGATGATGGGCACCACCGTCGAGATGGCCATCTTTCCCACGGGCTACGTCATCGTGCTGTTTGCCACCACCAGAGGCATCACCCAGTTGGCCATTGCCCACATACTGCCCATACTGTATCGCCTGAAGGATCCGCAGCAGGATCAGCGCAAACTGAGCCTGAGCAGCGGCGATGTCGACTACAAGCTGCTGTGGGAGAATCACTTCCAGAAGAAGGGCGACATGACCAACGATTGGTGA